The sequence GATGATGGATGAATCCGTGAACCACGGGGAGATCAGCAAGCTCGCCACCATCACCGGCATCGTCCGCATCGGCAATGGCTCGAAAATCCTTCCCGGCACGGTGATCGAGGGCCCGGTCCTGATCGGCCCGAACTGCCACATCGGCCCGAACGCCTACATCCGCGGCGCCACCTCGATCGGCGCGAATTGCTACGTCGGCAACGGCGCGGAGGTGAAGAACTCGATTCTCTACAACAACACCTACATTTCCCGGCAGTGCTACGTGGGGGACTCGATCATCGGCACTCATGTGACACTCGGGGCCGGGACCTGCACCGAAAACCACCGTCACGACGGCCGCCACCACGTTTCCACGATCCAGGGCAAGGCGATCAACACCGGACGGGTGAAATTCGGCGCGATCATCGGCGACGGCGTGAAAACCGGGGTGAACACCTCCATCGAGGCCGGGATCAAGATCGGCATTGCCCGGACCACGAAGCCGGGTTCTTATGTCGGCAAGGACCTCCTGTGACGCATTTGTCACGATCCCTCGTTTCGTGTGTGACGGGGTTCCGCGCTACACCACGGCCCGATGCATAAGATTCTGATCGTCGAAGACGAGCGAGACATCGCCGATCTCATCGGTTTCAACCTTGAACGCCAGGGCTACCAAGTCATCAAGGCCTATGACGGCCTTACCGGCACGGACATGGCCCTGCGCGAGCGCCCCGATCTGATCGTCCTCGATCTCATGCTGCCCGGCCGCGACGGTTACGGGGTGTTCAAGGAACTGCGCCGCGACGCCCGCACGGCGCAGATTCCGGTGATCATGCTGACCGCCCGTGCCCAGACGGAGGACCGCATCCAGGGTCTGGAGGCCGGTGCCGACGACTATCTGACGAAACCTTTCAGCCCGAAGGAGCTGCTGCTGCGCATCAGTGCCGTGCTGAAGCGGGTGGACGGCCCGCCGGGCACCGTGGACTTCAGCTTCGGTCCGTTCCGTTTCGACAAGAACTCGCTGAAATTCTACCTTGAGGGCGAGCCGGTGGACCTGACGGCCACCGAGTTCAAGCTGCTCCTTTACCTCTGCGAGCGCGGCGGCAAGCCGCAGGACCGCAACGAACTGCTGCGCACCGTGTGGGGTTACAGCGATGAGGTCCACAGCCGCACGCTGGACACGCACATGAAACGCCTGCGGCAGAAACTCGGAAGCCACGGTG comes from Luteolibacter sp. LG18 and encodes:
- a CDS encoding response regulator transcription factor, yielding MHKILIVEDERDIADLIGFNLERQGYQVIKAYDGLTGTDMALRERPDLIVLDLMLPGRDGYGVFKELRRDARTAQIPVIMLTARAQTEDRIQGLEAGADDYLTKPFSPKELLLRISAVLKRVDGPPGTVDFSFGPFRFDKNSLKFYLEGEPVDLTATEFKLLLYLCERGGKPQDRNELLRTVWGYSDEVHSRTLDTHMKRLRQKLGSHGGLVETVRGVGYLVALPTAG